In the genome of Ignavibacteriales bacterium, one region contains:
- a CDS encoding carboxypeptidase regulatory-like domain-containing protein, with translation MRNKLYLFLSLFLFCVALSFVSCSDDGGTEPPPGGTSKSTTIAGVVLNETNQPVAGAVVSMPGQTDKTTDASGAFLFANITTTLDRFVVNVSKDGFFDGSVADAVKENGRSDVRVYLVTAGVTQTVDATSGGDAMLSNGSGVKLTGGTIANANGSDYTGNVNVSVAYLDPTSESFSNLIPGGDMQATTANNQSATLYSYGIIKVEMKSDAGADLQIKSGMQSEITVDIPPSMEGTAPATIPLWHYDKSTGLWKEEGTATKQGDKYVGMVGHFSDWNCDVPEGTATVRGLVLDCNNRPVPGIRVKIGQASATTGADGVFERRVPANTAFDVQVLPGNNFGLSSNPVAVPPLAEGTTHNVGTLTVPCPTYVFGMIACAGTPLFGQVVLSWDNGYNSQFTDANGKFRLATAPGKSGVLSVYTFDGRYTTVNVNTPAASGDSSDLGTIQVCDTVQVGDNEFTVNGGGLNNRTFVFAADTFQVYGYHLPSENLTYIWMVNVFGTDTVAFWATFTGTGTGTPTDIIMYFQHNSNYYIAGSSFPGTSVNLNITTYSGVGGLIEGTFGGTLLNFQNQQTVTISNGKFSVIRIVGQKNIDKKLIKRFPSEIRNNLK, from the coding sequence ATGCGTAATAAATTATACCTGTTTCTAAGTCTCTTTTTATTCTGTGTTGCTCTTTCATTTGTCAGTTGCAGTGATGACGGAGGAACAGAACCACCTCCGGGAGGAACATCAAAGTCAACAACTATTGCAGGTGTTGTATTAAATGAAACTAATCAGCCGGTGGCAGGTGCGGTTGTATCTATGCCGGGACAAACCGACAAGACAACAGATGCAAGCGGCGCGTTTCTTTTTGCAAATATTACTACAACACTCGACCGTTTCGTTGTAAATGTTTCAAAGGATGGATTCTTTGATGGCTCAGTTGCAGATGCAGTAAAAGAAAACGGCAGAAGCGATGTAAGAGTCTATCTTGTTACCGCTGGTGTAACACAAACTGTTGACGCTACATCCGGTGGTGATGCAATGCTTTCCAATGGCAGCGGAGTTAAACTTACAGGCGGAACGATTGCTAATGCTAACGGATCCGATTACACGGGGAATGTAAATGTAAGTGTTGCGTATCTCGACCCGACTTCAGAAAGTTTTTCGAATCTAATTCCAGGCGGTGATATGCAGGCTACTACTGCTAACAATCAAAGCGCTACTTTATATTCATACGGAATAATAAAAGTAGAAATGAAAAGTGATGCAGGCGCTGATCTCCAGATCAAATCAGGTATGCAGTCTGAGATTACAGTTGATATTCCTCCGTCAATGGAAGGAACTGCTCCAGCTACTATACCATTGTGGCATTATGATAAATCAACCGGACTCTGGAAAGAAGAAGGAACAGCAACCAAACAAGGTGATAAGTATGTTGGTATGGTTGGACATTTTTCAGATTGGAATTGCGATGTACCCGAAGGTACTGCTACAGTACGGGGTTTAGTGCTTGACTGCAATAACAGACCCGTTCCCGGAATTAGAGTTAAGATTGGTCAGGCAAGTGCAACTACGGGTGCTGATGGAGTTTTTGAAAGAAGAGTTCCTGCAAACACAGCGTTCGATGTACAAGTACTGCCGGGAAATAATTTTGGATTATCAAGTAATCCTGTTGCAGTTCCACCATTGGCAGAAGGAACCACACATAATGTTGGGACATTAACAGTTCCGTGCCCTACTTATGTTTTTGGAATGATTGCATGCGCAGGCACTCCTTTATTTGGACAAGTAGTTTTGAGCTGGGATAACGGCTACAACTCACAATTCACTGATGCGAACGGAAAATTCAGGTTGGCAACAGCGCCAGGTAAAAGTGGAGTGCTTTCTGTTTATACTTTTGATGGCAGGTATACAACTGTAAATGTAAACACTCCGGCTGCGTCGGGAGACAGTTCCGATCTTGGAACAATTCAGGTGTGTGATACTGTTCAGGTTGGTGATAATGAATTCACAGTTAATGGCGGTGGTTTAAACAACAGAACTTTCGTATTTGCTGCTGATACATTCCAGGTCTATGGATACCATTTGCCCAGTGAAAATCTTACTTATATCTGGATGGTAAATGTTTTTGGTACAGATACAGTTGCGTTCTGGGCAACATTTACCGGAACAGGAACCGGTACGCCAACTGATATTATCATGTACTTCCAGCACAACAGTAATTATTATATCGCTGGTTCATCTTTCCCCGGAACTTCAGTTAACCTGAACATCACTACTTATAGCGGTGTGGGAGGATTGATCGAAGGTACGTTCGGAGGTACATTACTAAATTTCCAAAATCAACAAACGGTAACGATTAGTAATGGAAAATTCTCTGTCATAAGAATTGTCGGTCAAAAAAATATTGATAAAAAACTGATAAAGCGATTTCCCTCTGAGATCAGGAATAATCTAAAATAA